The Osmerus eperlanus chromosome 7, fOsmEpe2.1, whole genome shotgun sequence genome includes a region encoding these proteins:
- the nt5c3a gene encoding cytosolic 5'-nucleotidase 3: protein MDKTAVVKVGAAASASVCALFGGVVLAQYMFAKKKRAGKKTKIIEMMPEFEKNTVHMRDPERVEQIICGLIKGGASKLQIITDFDMTLSKFAVNGKRCPTCHNIIDNCSLVSEECREKLLQLKETYYPIEIDPHLTMEEKYPFMVEWYFKSHTLLVEQRLQKDKLPEVVRESDACLREGYEQFFDRLHQHNVPMFIFSAGLGDVLEEIIRQAGVYHPNIKVVSNFMDFDENGVLRGFKGEVIHVYNKHDGALRNTDYFKQVKDNCNIVLLGDSLGDLHMADGVPNVENILKIGFLNDKVEERLEKYLDSYDIVLVKDETLEVPNSILQKIL, encoded by the exons ATGGACAAAACAGCCGTGGTAAAAGTCGGTGCCGCGGCCAGTGCCAGTGTATGTGCCCTATTTGGTGGAGTTGTTCTCGCCCAGTACATGTTCGCAAAGAAGAAGAGAGCAGGAAAGAAAACTAAAATCATTGAGATG atgCCAGAGTTTGAGAAGAACACGGTCCACATGAGGGACCCGGAGCGGGTGGAGCAGATCATCTGTGGTCTGATTAAGGGCGGAGCCTCCAaactacag ATCATCACAGACTTTGACATGACGTTAAGCAAGTTCGCCGTCAACGGCAAACGCTGCCCGACGTGTCACA ACATCATTGACAACTGCAGTCTCGTCTCTGAAGAATGTCGGGAAAAG CTGCTGCAGCTCAAGGAGACGTATTACCCCATAGAGATCGATCCCCACCTGACAATGGAGGAGAAATATCCTTTCATGGTAGAATG GTATTTCAAGTCCCACACGTTACTGGTAGAGCAGAGGTTACAGAAGGACAAACTCCCAGaggtggtgagggagtcagacGCCTGCTTAAG GGAGGGATACGAGCAGTTCTTTGACCGCCTCCATCAACACAACGTGCCCATGTTCATCTTCTCGGCCGGACTGGGCGACGTCCTGGAGGAGATCATCCGCCAGGCCGGGGTCTACCACCCCAACATCAAGGTGGTCTCCAACTTCATGGACTTCGACGAGAAT ggcGTGCTGCGGGGCTTCAAGGGCGAGGTCATCCACGTCTACAACAAGCACGACGGGGCCCTGCGCAACACGGACTACTTCAAGCAGGTGAAGGACAACTGCAACATCGTGCTGCTGGGCGACTCCCTGGGTGACCTGCACATGGCCGACGGCGTGCCCAACGTGGAGAACATCCTCAAGATCGGCTTCCTCAACGACAAG GTAGAAGAGCGACTGGAGAAATATCTGGACTCCTATGACATCGTCCTTGTAAAGGACGAGACTCTGGAAGTGCCCAACTCCATCCTTCAGAAGATCCTCTaa